A portion of the Emcibacter nanhaiensis genome contains these proteins:
- a CDS encoding dimethylarginine dimethylaminohydrolase family protein: MTGFNEYGKIRRIAIRPPAASFENDDKITSQWQALRFHSRPDYSDAVKEYDAFRDILAQGGASIIDLPGGEALTLDAIYTRDALLATPGGLILCHMGRASRRGEPAVNARVLEQAGEKILGEISAPGTMEGGDFIWLDETTCAVGRGPRTNDEGIRQLKSLLGEDTEVHVVPLPAPDDAEDVFHLMSMISPLDRDLALIYRPLMPESFLTWLEGRGIGFVDVPEEEFLPMGCNVLALGPRDLVMLDRLPETKKRLEEAGCRVQTYKGDEISRKGEGGPTCLTRPLDRCPSSLAKE, encoded by the coding sequence ATGACGGGCTTCAATGAGTATGGAAAGATCAGGCGCATCGCCATCAGACCGCCTGCCGCCTCTTTTGAAAATGACGATAAAATCACCAGCCAGTGGCAGGCACTGCGCTTCCATTCCAGGCCTGACTACAGCGATGCGGTGAAGGAATATGACGCCTTCCGGGACATACTTGCCCAAGGCGGGGCCTCGATTATCGACCTGCCCGGCGGGGAAGCCCTGACCCTGGATGCCATCTATACCCGGGACGCCCTTCTGGCAACGCCGGGCGGCCTGATCCTGTGCCATATGGGACGCGCCAGCCGGCGCGGCGAACCGGCCGTCAACGCCCGCGTCCTGGAACAGGCCGGAGAGAAGATTCTGGGTGAAATTTCCGCGCCCGGCACCATGGAGGGTGGGGATTTTATCTGGCTTGATGAAACTACCTGCGCCGTAGGCCGCGGCCCCCGTACCAATGACGAGGGCATCAGGCAGCTTAAATCCCTTCTCGGGGAAGACACGGAGGTCCATGTGGTCCCCCTGCCCGCCCCGGATGATGCCGAGGATGTGTTTCACCTGATGAGCATGATCTCCCCGCTGGACCGGGATCTGGCCCTGATCTACAGGCCGCTGATGCCGGAAAGTTTCCTCACCTGGCTGGAAGGCAGGGGCATCGGCTTTGTGGACGTGCCGGAGGAGGAATTCCTTCCCATGGGCTGCAACGTGCTGGCCCTCGGGCCCAGGGACCTTGTGATGCTGGACAGACTGCCGGAGACAAAAAAACGCCTCGAGGAAGCCGGCTGCCGGGTACAGACCTACAAGGGTGATGAAATCAGCCGCAAGGGCGAAGGCGGCCCGACCTGCCTGACCCGCCCCCTCGACCGCTGTCCCTCTTCATTGGCGAAAGAATAG
- a CDS encoding APC family permease, with translation MAENVTPKPCMGFWRTWALGVGMMIGSGIFMMPALLAPFGGLGLMSILVTGGGTLLIALMLSRLTKVIPKVGGPYAYAREGLGDFAAFLTMWGYSLSIWTAVAAVAVGFVGYLDVFVPGLAADPLGSLAVSLSLVWAFVALNIKGVQESSSFQLITTILKILPLLLIGGLGFFHQGVDYMPEVNPTGGNPLSALSAAAILTMWAFVGIECATIPAEDVIEPEKTIPRVLFWGAVTVTLVYLVSTFGVMLVVPAEVLATSTSPFSDAATAVMGPFGAKFVAIGAMISMVGALNAMVLVGAQTPMAAARDKLFPLSFAKMSRNGTPLFSLIVLGLLATVLLLLNYTKGLRGAFEFLLLLSTLSVLIPYAFSAVAELVLLRKVGKAAPLQTTLLSLAAFVYTTWVIAGSGYETVFWGFILLLAGMPVYAWLHVHVTEETQGEVAE, from the coding sequence ATGGCAGAAAATGTTACCCCAAAGCCTTGTATGGGTTTCTGGCGGACCTGGGCCTTGGGGGTCGGCATGATGATCGGGTCCGGCATATTCATGATGCCCGCCCTGCTGGCACCTTTCGGCGGACTGGGCCTGATGAGCATCCTCGTTACCGGCGGCGGGACATTACTGATTGCCCTGATGTTGTCACGCCTGACCAAGGTCATTCCCAAAGTCGGCGGTCCCTACGCCTATGCCCGGGAGGGGCTTGGTGACTTTGCCGCCTTCCTCACCATGTGGGGATATTCCCTTTCCATCTGGACGGCAGTGGCGGCAGTGGCTGTTGGCTTTGTTGGCTATCTGGATGTTTTTGTCCCGGGACTTGCCGCCGACCCCTTAGGGTCCCTCGCGGTCAGCTTAAGCCTTGTCTGGGCTTTCGTCGCCCTGAACATTAAGGGAGTGCAGGAATCCAGCAGCTTCCAGTTGATTACCACAATCCTGAAAATACTGCCTCTCCTCCTGATTGGCGGGTTGGGATTTTTCCATCAGGGCGTGGATTATATGCCCGAAGTGAACCCGACTGGCGGAAATCCCCTTTCAGCCCTGTCAGCGGCGGCAATCCTGACCATGTGGGCCTTTGTCGGCATCGAATGCGCCACCATTCCCGCCGAGGATGTCATCGAGCCGGAAAAGACCATTCCCAGGGTTCTGTTCTGGGGCGCCGTAACCGTCACTCTTGTATATCTGGTTTCCACCTTTGGGGTCATGCTGGTGGTTCCGGCTGAAGTTCTGGCCACCTCCACAAGCCCGTTTTCTGACGCCGCGACGGCAGTGATGGGCCCCTTTGGTGCAAAATTTGTCGCCATAGGCGCCATGATTTCCATGGTTGGCGCCCTGAACGCCATGGTCCTGGTAGGGGCCCAGACCCCGATGGCCGCGGCCCGGGATAAATTATTCCCGCTCAGCTTTGCCAAGATGTCCAGAAATGGAACGCCGCTTTTTTCCCTCATTGTGCTGGGCCTCCTTGCCACCGTGCTATTGCTCCTGAACTATACCAAGGGATTGCGCGGGGCTTTTGAATTCCTGCTGCTTCTTTCCACCCTGTCGGTCCTGATCCCCTATGCCTTTTCAGCTGTAGCGGAGCTGGTGTTGCTCAGGAAAGTGGGCAAGGCCGCCCCCCTGCAAACCACCCTTCTCTCCCTGGCCGCCTTTGTTTACACAACCTGGGTCATTGCCGGATCGGGATATGAAACGGTCTTCTGGGGCTTTATTCTGCTGCTGGCGGGGATGCCCGTCTATGCCTGGCTGCATGTCCATGTCACAGAAGAAACCCAGGGGGAAGTCGCTGAATGA
- a CDS encoding TetR family transcriptional regulator C-terminal domain-containing protein has product MKKEKSIYKVDPKTGDKKQLFIDATICALAEYGYKGTTVRKIAEIAKVAPGLLTHYYSGKEVLIAESYKYLAYKFLDLFRERVAEHKDNPLEALNIFFLKTFERGNMDPRLLRIWLSFWSLTLLRRDLGHIHRETYQQYIEAIEEMLSKAYELAGRQLERQKVRHQAIGVNALLDGLWLEWCLNPDTFSREDGLSIVYDFVESATGLVLEKDLSRLD; this is encoded by the coding sequence ATGAAAAAGGAAAAAAGTATCTACAAGGTTGACCCTAAGACCGGGGACAAGAAACAGCTTTTCATAGATGCGACCATCTGTGCCCTGGCGGAATATGGGTACAAGGGCACCACAGTGCGCAAAATTGCGGAAATCGCCAAGGTGGCGCCCGGGCTGTTGACCCATTATTACAGCGGCAAGGAAGTCCTGATTGCCGAAAGCTATAAATATCTGGCCTATAAGTTCCTGGACCTGTTCCGGGAAAGGGTTGCTGAACATAAGGACAATCCGCTGGAGGCGTTGAATATTTTTTTCCTGAAAACCTTCGAGCGGGGAAATATGGATCCCCGGCTGCTGAGGATTTGGCTGTCCTTCTGGTCACTCACCCTGTTGCGCAGGGACCTTGGCCATATTCATCGGGAAACCTATCAACAGTATATCGAAGCGATAGAAGAAATGTTGAGTAAGGCCTATGAACTGGCCGGCCGGCAACTGGAACGGCAGAAAGTTCGCCATCAGGCCATTGGCGTCAATGCGCTGCTGGACGGCCTGTGGCTGGAATGGTGTCTCAACCCGGATACTTTCTCCCGCGAAGACGGGTTGAGCATTGTCTATGATTTTGTCGAAAGTGCCACTGGTCTTGTCCTGGAAAAGGATTTGTCCCGTCTCGACTGA